The window TTTCCATATCACTCATTTTTGCATGGTTTACCGATATTCCATACTCTGACATCATAACATCTTCAACCCTGGCAACCCTGCTGGAAGTCCCGTAAGTAACAACTGTACCCTCTTCTTTGGCCTTTGCAATAATCTCATCCCAATCCTGTTCTTGAGCACATACAGCCGCAACACAAACACTCGACAATAAAAAGATTGTAATACAAATAAAAATAAATGGTTTTAAATTAAATTTCATTTTCGCCTCCAAACTTAAAATATTTTTTTTAAAACTACGCTAATTTTCATTTATCTTTTACTATTCACCCCCCCCCTCAAATAATCATTATTTGGTACATTTTATGTCCTGTTTGAGAAAATATTTCTTTATTCTTGTTAATTATTTATTTATAAGTGCTGTCTGTCAGCAGCAATTTTCATTAAATATATATTACATATTCAAATCTAACTTAAGAACAAAATTTTTTTGTTTTTTTTTTAGAGAAATTCTTAATTTCTTATTTTATGGATTAAAGCTTACATCAAGCTAATCAGAAATGTAGTAGTTTTGATAATTAAAGAAAACTATACACATGTATAATTTTTATTAATTTCAAGCGGTTGTTAAACAATAGCTTATAATTTTCAAAGAGCACTCTGAATAAAATTTAAGCAAATTTCTAATCTAATTCTTTGTTTAACAATTTCTATGTAAGATTTTTTGAAATAATGCAATCGGTTGCACTATCATATTAACATATTACTTTTACTCTGTCAATTCAAAAAATTATTTAATTAACATTTTTTGGTATATTTGACTATGGATTTCTCATAATTTATTATAATGTTATAATTAGCATATTAAATTTTCATTTTCAGATAATCCTGTACTTAATACAAAGCTTTAAATATTATTAAGTAGCAATACGGGTATCTGAAAATCCTTATTTTTTAACAAATCATGAAGGAAATATCTCAATGAATGCAAATCAAAATACCTGGATTAAGGCTGTTTTTTTTGATATGGGTGGTACCTTGGAAGATGTTTATTATGATTCCGGTATAAGACTAAACGCCTCTCAAATTATCTTACAGATTCTCCGTCAAAACAATTTGGACCCTGGCTTAACAATCAAAGACTTTCATGAATTATTAACGAGCAGTCTTAAAGATTATAATGCTAAAAAAATAAAAAATAATAAGGAAATCAGGGGGGCTGATTTCTGGAATAAATATGTATTTAAAGATTTTAATATTTCTGAGACCAAAGTTAACCACATAGCTGAATTGCTAACCTTTTTTTTAGAAACAATGTATTTTCAAAGGACAATGCGGGAAGAAGTACCTTACGTGTTAGAAAGAATAAAACACAAAGGTCTTAAGGTAGGCTGTATCAGTAATATTATGGGTACTATTCAGGTTCCTTATTGCCTGCAAAGCTATGGGATATTAGAATATTTTGATACTATAATTCTATCGTGTTTATATGGTTTGAGAAAACCCGATCCTGGTATTTTTCATTATGCAGCGAGGATGGTCAAGGTGAAACCGGCTCAATGTGTTTATGTTGGTGATACGATTTCACGTGACATTATTGGTTCAAAAAATGCCGGTTTTGGCTTATCCATATTAATTCCTTCTTTTCTCACTAAAAAAAATGATTCACTGGTAAAAAGTGAAAAAATAAACCCGGATATTGTTATCCAAAATTTAAAAGAACTGTTAGAAGTTATCTAAAAGATTGGTGAATTTATTATATATAATTATCAAATTGGCATAATAGCTTTTTCCTGTTTATTCAGGATTATACAATGCAGACAATGTTAGTAAATCTTCAAATTTACCTATATAATAATCCGCCTCTACATCAGATTCATAATTAAAACCTATGGTCTGAAGGCCAGCACGCTTGGCAGCATTAATCTCTCTGGATTCGTGACCGACAAACATCGCTTCTTCTTTTTTTACTCCCGCCTCTTCTAATGCAAAGGTAAACATGCGCAAATCCGGTTTACGGGTTTTTAATTCCATTGAATTTGCATAAGCATCCCATAAAACGTTCAGCCCTTTTTCCTTAAACCATGCCAATTTAACTGATTTGTCTACTTCAGCATCGGTAATAATTCCAATCAAAAAACCTCTCTTTTTAAGAGTTTCAAGAGTATCATTAACCTTAGGGAATAATGTAATATTTCCGTGGTCCTTCTTGATTGCTTCCTGCCCTTCCTGTAAAATAGTGGAATCATTTATTCCAAATACTTCGAGAATTTTATTTAGATATTCAATTTGTGTAATCTGACCCCTTAGAGCTGAATCGTGTATTTCTTCCATTTCAGGAGTAAAAACTTCTTCTAATGGCTTTGTAATC is drawn from Atribacterota bacterium and contains these coding sequences:
- a CDS encoding HAD family hydrolase produces the protein MNANQNTWIKAVFFDMGGTLEDVYYDSGIRLNASQIILQILRQNNLDPGLTIKDFHELLTSSLKDYNAKKIKNNKEIRGADFWNKYVFKDFNISETKVNHIAELLTFFLETMYFQRTMREEVPYVLERIKHKGLKVGCISNIMGTIQVPYCLQSYGILEYFDTIILSCLYGLRKPDPGIFHYAARMVKVKPAQCVYVGDTISRDIIGSKNAGFGLSILIPSFLTKKNDSLVKSEKINPDIVIQNLKELLEVI
- a CDS encoding HAD hydrolase-like protein; translated protein: IGGCKMRAIFFDANGVLYYREKDKKNYYLKQFLQKYEITKPLEEVFTPEMEEIHDSALRGQITQIEYLNKILEVFGINDSTILQEGQEAIKKDHGNITLFPKVNDTLETLKKRGFLIGIITDAEVDKSVKLAWFKEKGLNVLWDAYANSMELKTRKPDLRMFTFALEEAGVKKEEAMFVGHESREINAAKRAGLQTIGFNYESDVEADYYIGKFEDLLTLSALYNPE